The Solirubrobacter pauli sequence TGAGCGACGTGCCGTCGCCGGTCAACAGCGTGAAGATGCCTGACATGCCGTCGCCCGCGTTGCCGTAGACGACGGTCTCGATGTGGGTGTCCGGGTCGGGGTAGGCCGAGCCGGTGATCGCCACACGGCGGATCTCCGGCGCGTCACGCGGCAGCGTGACCGCGAGGATCGCCTCGGAGTTCGTCCGCACGAGCTCCCCGAGCCGGTCGGACAGCTCCGGCAGCGAGCCGTTGAGCTTGCACCTCGCAAGCAGCCGGTTGGTGCCGAGCGCACCCGCGGCCACGACCACGCCGCGCGCGGTCTGCACGCGCCGGCGCTTGCGCACCCACGCGCCTGACCGCTCGCTCGTCACCGCGTACCCGCCGCCCGGCAGCGGCTTGATGTCGGTGACCATGCGCTCGGGCTCGATCCGCGCGCCCGCCCGCTCCGCGAACCACAGGTAGTTCTTCACGAGCGTGTTCTTGGCGCCGTGCGGGCAGCCGACCATGCAGCGTCCGCAGCGCAGGCAGCCCGTGCGGTCGGGACCGTCGCCGCCGAAGAACGGGTCGGGCACCGTCACGCCCGGCTCGCCGAGGAACACGCCGACGCGCGTCTTGGCGTACGTCTCCCCCACGCCGATCTCCTCCGCGTACTCGCGCAGGTAGTCGTCGGCCGCGTCGTCCTCGTCGTAGGTGGTCACGCCCAGCATCCGCTCGGCCTCGTCGTAGTGCGGCGCGAGCGTGACCTGCCAGTCGTCCAGCCCGGCCCACTGCGGGTCGCCGTAGAAGCGCGCCGGCGCGCGGTAGAGCGTGTTCGCGTAGCCGAGCGACCCGCCGCCGACCCCGCTGCCGGACGCGATCGCGACGTCCCGGAAGATCGTCAGCCGGAAGATCCCGCGCATCCCGATCCAGGGCGCGAAGAAGTAGCG is a genomic window containing:
- a CDS encoding GMC family oxidoreductase yields the protein MRFDYDWLVIGSGFGGSVSALRLAQKGHRVGVLECGRRFTDDDMPKSTWDVRRYFFAPWIGMRGIFRLTIFRDVAIASGSGVGGGSLGYANTLYRAPARFYGDPQWAGLDDWQVTLAPHYDEAERMLGVTTYDEDDAADDYLREYAEEIGVGETYAKTRVGVFLGEPGVTVPDPFFGGDGPDRTGCLRCGRCMVGCPHGAKNTLVKNYLWFAERAGARIEPERMVTDIKPLPGGGYAVTSERSGAWVRKRRRVQTARGVVVAAGALGTNRLLARCKLNGSLPELSDRLGELVRTNSEAILAVTLPRDAPEIRRVAITGSAYPDPDTHIETVVYGNAGDGMSGIFTLLTGDGTSLTRPLKLVGAAARHPVRLARSMNPRGWSRRTIIVLVMQSLDNAIALRARRGRFGRVKLSTEQDPERPNPTFIPVANAFTEWLAQRTGGIAQSSIMEAAANIPSTAHILGGAVIGASRETGVVDKDLRVFGYEDLLVCDGAAVPANVGVNPSLTITALAEHAMSRVA